The genomic segment CTGCCTGTGCTTACGTCATCGAAAAAGGAAGAAGAAACGAAAACCAAGAACATCAGATACCAGTATCTGATCGTACAGGATTGGTTCCATTCTCTTCGCAGATCATGCAAATAGAGGAGGTCGTCACGCTTGCCTTCCTCACTCTCATTTGCCCATGATTCAATTGGGTTACCGTAGCGGCAATCCATTTTTCGATTCGTATGCACACAACATAGCCTTTTCTCACTATTTCATCGATTGTGTTGTGCGAATAAAGTATCGAAAAATTAATTTGCCACACGTAACCCTCCGTCCCTGATAAGTTGTGACCATCCTACCACATGCTTTTTCATCTGTCAACGATTGGCAGTTTCAATCGTTGTTCGTATCCCTGGCTCCGCAAAAATCGTCTCCACATCTCGGGTATGCCTCAGCTCAACCACTTGATCACATGCCAGCTTGGAAAGAATCTGGTCATGCGTAATAATGACGACCGTTTTGCCTGCCTCGGCCAGCTTTTTCACCCATGCGGCTACCTTTAGCACTCCATCGCCGTCAAGTCCGCTTGTCGGTTCATCCAGCACGATCAGTTCTGCCTCGGAGCAATAAGCGGCTGCCATCGTGACCCGCTGCTTCTCTCCACCGGATAATGACGCAGGATGCCGATCGCGAAGCTCGCGCAAACCGAAAGCATCCATCGCTTCATACACCTTTTCGCGGAGCTCTTCATTCAAAATTTTTCCCAACACGATTTCGTTCCCGACACTGTCTGCGTAGAGCTGGTAGTCCGCATCCTGCATCACCAAATAGCTCACAGCTCGTCTTTTGCTGGCGGACAATTTACGACCTTGGCGGACAATCGTTCCTTTTCGCTCACGAAGAAGACCGCATAAAATTTTGCATAGTGTCGTCTTGCCCGTACCGTTCTCTCCAGTCAACGCTGTTACGCTCCCCTGTGGAAGCGAGATGTTGATATCGGTGATTCCGTCGTTTTTCTTTTTATAAAAATAGCTAAGCCCTCTTCCTTCCACCATGGATTCGGACATCTCTGGCTGCTCACGTTTCTTCGCTGTCTCGGGAAGCGTCATGTCAGGATGACGCAGACCGTACACACGCACGTCATCATGAGACAGCTGGCAAAACTCGTCCTTCGTCCACGTCCGTGCGATTTTGCCATTTTCCATGCAGACAAACAAATCGACAACGGGTAGAAAGGGAACTAGCCGATGCTCGCTGATGAGCAGAGTGGTACCATTTTGCTTGAGCTTGCTTAAGATTTCAATCAGGTTTTGTGTAGAGGAAGCGTCCAGATTCGCAGTAGGCTCATCCAGCAAAAGAAGTGGCGGTGTCAAAACGGATGCGGCTGCTATAGCCACTCGTTGCTTTTGCCCGCTGGACAGTTTATGTAAAGAGGTATCGAGCAAGTGGGAAATCCCGAGCTGGCTGGCCTGCCTATCCATCCGGTTTCGAATCTCGTCTGGTGCCATGCCGATGTTTTCTGCGGAAAACGCCAGCTCATCCCGGACGGTTTCCATAAAAAATTGGCTGCGGGGATCTTGAAATACGACGCCCATGAGCCGGGTACGTTCCTCGGGCAGCATGCTCGCAGGACTTTTTCCGCCCACGCTTACTTCACCCGTGAGACGTCCGGCATAAAAATTGGGTGCGAGACCATTGACCAGCCTCATAATCGTACTCTTGCCGCAGCCGGACCGCCCACATAGCACGACACAATGTCCAGCTTTTACAGATAAGCTGATATTTTTCACGCCTGTCTCCGTGTCATGTCCTCCATCTTCCTGACCATAATGAAACGTGACATCGTTCAGCTCAATCACGAAATCATCCCTCCCGTCCAGTAAATTGCCGAGCCGATCAGCGCATACACCCCGACGACGATGCCATCCATGGTCTTGAAGCCAACTGGATAGATAGAGGTCCGCGCGTTTGTGCACTCGATACCGCGGAGCTCAGCAGACGACGCCAGTTCTGACGACAGCTTCAGGCAGCGGACGACCAACGGCATAAAAAAACATTCGTAGGCCATGGCCGGATGCTTATATACACTGTACCAATGCGGAAAAATCCCTCTGGCGCGGATACCGTCACGAATCGCTTTCATTTCCAAAATGACTACAGGGAAAAAACGGATCAAAATACAAATCATCACCAAAATCGGTTTGGGGACATACATCTTCTCAAAGGCACTCATGATACTGCCAGGAGGCGTATAGATCAGAACCGTGCCGATCATGATGACAGGCATCATTCTCACCATCGTGTAGACAATGAGCTTCATCGTTCCCAATGCCAACGCATTCGGCATGAAAAACACAAAAGCCATGCACACGCAATAGAACACGACCAGTTGAAACGCCTTTCTGGACAGGTGATTCCATACCAAGTACACTACACTTAGTGCCACCAGTAAATGCACCTGCATATCATCACGAACGGTCATGGCCAAAATACTCGCTATTACCAGCACCAACAGATGCGTTCTAGGACCGAGACGTCTCGTACGAGTTGTTTCTTTTTTATATGCTTCTTCCTTCATTCGATAGACACCCCTACAACCAAGATCACACACAACCTTATTAAGGGGACAAAGAGCACGTAGCATTCCCCCTTACAAATCGTAATGATAATGATGATCACAATCTCTAGCAATACGACAGGTAGACATACGTCTTTTCGTGGTATGTTTTCGTCCGATCACGGCATGGGTGGTGACTATAATGAAAGATATTTTGACAGAACTACATACGCCGTGTTTAATGCAATGCGGCTTTTATCCTGACGACGACCACGGTCCATACAATCGCGAGGGTCTTTGCTTTTCTGTTTTGCCAGAGAAAGGGCAGGGGAGCTACTGGACTTATACGCGCGACAACCTGTTTTCGATTTCGATCCATGATTTCGTCTTTTACGAGGATTTGTTTCTGGAGTTCCAGCAACCCAAGTACCTGAGCTTCAATTATTACGATTCCGTCTCTGGAGAAGAATTCAACCCGTATAAACGCTTGTCAAGCGGCTGCATCCGCGTCCATATCGGCTATAACAATATGTATCGGGCCAGTTACCGCAAAAACATTCCCATTCGCTCGACGGCTATTGAAATCATGCCGGAGTATTACGAGGATTATTTGAAAAGCAAATATCCAGTAGAGTATAAGGACCTGCGCTCGTCCTTTATTGCAGTAGATGGAATGACGAATTTCGCGGAGCTTGTTTTCTTGCTCAGACAGATACGGAATTTTCGGGGAACGGGAATTGCCGCAAAGCTGTACTACGAGGGGAAAGTCGCAGAAGCAGTATCACTGATCGTGGAAAAGGCCAAAGCACACAAAAAAACGCATCCAACCAAAAGCATATCTCGGCAGGATTTGGACGGCCTGACAGCTGTGACCGCCTACATTGACGATCACTTCGCCTCCGAAATACACTTGGAGCACCTCGCCCGGATTGCCTGCATGGGACTCACCAAGCTGAAATACACCTTTAAGCAAGTGAACCAATGCACCATTACCGAATATATTCAAAACAAGCGAATGAATCACGCCGAGCAACTGCTTACGAACACCGATTTACACATCAATCAGATTGCGTATATCGTGGGCTACCACAACTCCAGTCGCTTCTCCCAGCTGTTTCGCAAGAGCACCGGGCTGTTGCCCAACGAATACCGGAGATTCACGGTTACAACCAAATAGGATCATGGAAAAAGCTGTAGCCGGAAAGTGGCTACAGCTTCTTTTTGAGTAGTTGTTGATCACGGGGTTCCATCAATAATGAAGTCCGCTCTCTTATGCGGTTCGTGTTGCTCTCGGTACAAATCTTCTGCCACCATCCATTGATTTTCCCATAGATCACGGGCTGCTTCCCCGTCTCGCTCAAGCCCTCTCAACAGCCTCGTGCTTCTTGGTGTCTCGATCCAAATCGTCAGATCGTAATGCGTGGCCAGTTCCCTTCGAATCGCGTATACTCCTTCCACGATTACAATTCCTCCGACCGGAACGGCGTGCCACTCGGCTAATGTGTCCGTCTCCCAATCATACCGTTGATAGCGTCCCGTTTTTTCCTGGAGGAGCGGTTCCAGCACTTGGCTAGCCAGACGCTCCCAGTCAAAATCCGCCCCTATCGGTTTGTTAGCGGGCTTTGTGTCGATTCGCTGCGAAGACGGCAAGTAGAAATCATCCATGTGAACAATCGTCACGTCATCGCAAGCCACTTTTATTTTTTCAGCCAAAGTGCTTTTCCCAGCGCCTCCACCACCATCAATCCCAATGAGCAGTGTAGTGCTCTTCTTCGAGCGTTGCGCGATTGCGTCTAGCAGTTGCCCGAACATCACTTTTCCCCTTTTGCAACAAAAAGCAGTTTTCGCACCTGCTCATCCCGCAGCCACAATCCGCCCCACATCAAAATCGCGAGGTAGACAGCAAACAGCGTATGGGAAAAAAGTGGCGCATCTACACGGATCTGGGTAGCAATGACTCCACCGAAAAATCCAGTCAACAGAAGTGCGCCTAAAACTGCTGTCCGTGGTATTGCATACAACACCGTTGATACAAGGGCGAGAATGCCGATCACGCCAATGTGATGCTCCGCATAGCCGAGTACGAGGGTTCCCTCTACGACAGGAGCAGGCTGGATGAGTTTGAATACACCGTCAAAAAGCATAAAAAGAATGACAAGTCCGCTCATAATCCGTGCAATCCACAGACGGGTTTTGGAAATTTGACTCCGCATGGGGGTCCCACCTTTCATTTTTTTCCTAAACAGATCGTAGCACAATCAAAGCGGAGACATTTCTTCTGTATTGCTCATTTGAGGGTCTGTCTTTTTCTAAAAACGAAAAAAACCTTCTCAAATGAGAAGGTTCTGAATTCGTATCAAAGATTAAACAGGAAGTGTAACTCTGTAACCTGGTTGGTTCTTTGGATGGTTTTGATTCACGAACACACCACGGTCATTTTTCAACACGATTACTTCAAAGAATGGACGGAAACGATCTTCCGAAATACCAAACGCAGTCAAGAACTTGCCAAACAGCTCTTGCTCTTCACGCTCAGGTTGGCCATCTGCCAGGGAGGAATCGATCAGGTTAACCAGGATGCACATTTTTTGAGCATCTGTGAGCAATGGCGTTACTTCGCTCAGGAATTTCTCGATAGAGTTATTGCGTGTATATTTCATTGCGTTATCGAGCAACTGTCTGTTATTCGCACCTACACCAATCACGCCGTTGCTTTCTTCACCGCCCAATACAGCGAGCAATTGACCGATTTCCTCGTGGTCCATTTCTCCATCCGATTTCATCATATAGAGCAAGGAACATGCGAATCCAAAATGAGGGGTCATTTCTTCCCCTTTGTCCGTCTTAAACATATCAAACAAGCCCACGCAAAATACCTCCTATGTATGCCAAGATAGTATAATTTTACTATCAACTGGAGAATGTTAGCAACAGTTGCCCGGGTAAGCATTTTTTCGGTAAACAAAAAAGAAGTGCCAGCATTCGCGCCGACACTTCCTATTCTAGCTCTTATTGCAATTGTTGGACGTTATAGCCCTTGGCTTTCAAATGATCGATAACCATGCCCTTCATTGAAAAGTGGGCTGCACCTACTACGACAAAAGAAGTCGTTTCCCCTTCTTTCTCCAACACCTCTGCCAGTTTAATAGCCATGTTTTTGTCCCGCTCACCGAGCAGACGCTGATTCACTTCGCCTTCACCGAAATCGCCATGCGTCGTCATGATTTGGGTAAAGCCATTCAGATCGCCTTCTACCCACTCTGTCTGCATGTCTTTTAATAGCTTTGTGCTTTCCTCCAGCCCTTTTTCGGCCATAGCGCTATCTAAAATGATGTTCAATTCTTTCTCCTGCTGTTCTGCCGGTACACCTGACAGCAAGTCCGCTTGCAGCTTAATGCCTTCCAGCTCGTTGATCGGCTTCTCATCCAGCATCGCCTTTGTCAGGAAGTACCTGTCGATGCCGGATAGCATCGCGAACTGAACATCCGTATCGCTGTCTACGTAGCCGAGCGTTGGCACAGACAAAGAAACCGCAAACGGCTTGTAGGCGTCAAAAGAATTGGCTGGCAGTTGCAGCTTGGCAAGCAATTTTTGCACCTTTTGGTACGTCTCAGCAGATACATGATCCTTCAGTGTCGTGCCATCCGTGTAAACCATCTTTTGTGTTAAATAGTCACTGTCACCGTTGATAATATCGGCTTCCACCCACAGTTCATCCGACTCTTCATACGCTTCCCGGATGTCTTTTTGCATCGGGTACATATCTGCGATCCCCATGTGAATCGAGCCAAGCAAGTACATGGTATTTTTGCCGTTGGTCACTTTCCACATGAGACCTTCGGCACCGCCGCCCACTGTATCGAATGCGAACTCGACCAGTCGGCTCGCCAGCACCGTCGCTTGTTCAACCGTACTTGGCTGATTCAGCTCGAGACCTGCGCTTGTCCCTTTGACCAAGCCTTTTTTCTTCATGTAGTCAATCGGGTTGTCCCCGGTCATTTCGAATGCTGCTGGCAGTTCGTAGTTCGCCAGGAGTTTGTACAAAGAAGTAATGACTGCTTCTCTCGTAATGACCTTATCAGTTGGAAAGGACAAGGAAGCGTTCTTTTTCTTCAGTCCCAGAAGATCCAGCTTTTTCGCTGTTCCTTCCATCAAGGTGA from the Brevibacillus brevis genome contains:
- a CDS encoding ABC transporter ATP-binding protein translates to MIELNDVTFHYGQEDGGHDTETGVKNISLSVKAGHCVVLCGRSGCGKSTIMRLVNGLAPNFYAGRLTGEVSVGGKSPASMLPEERTRLMGVVFQDPRSQFFMETVRDELAFSAENIGMAPDEIRNRMDRQASQLGISHLLDTSLHKLSSGQKQRVAIAAASVLTPPLLLLDEPTANLDASSTQNLIEILSKLKQNGTTLLISEHRLVPFLPVVDLFVCMENGKIARTWTKDEFCQLSHDDVRVYGLRHPDMTLPETAKKREQPEMSESMVEGRGLSYFYKKKNDGITDINISLPQGSVTALTGENGTGKTTLCKILCGLLRERKGTIVRQGRKLSASKRRAVSYLVMQDADYQLYADSVGNEIVLGKILNEELREKVYEAMDAFGLRELRDRHPASLSGGEKQRVTMAAAYCSEAELIVLDEPTSGLDGDGVLKVAAWVKKLAEAGKTVVIITHDQILSKLACDQVVELRHTRDVETIFAEPGIRTTIETANR
- a CDS encoding energy-coupling factor transporter transmembrane component T, whose protein sequence is MKEEAYKKETTRTRRLGPRTHLLVLVIASILAMTVRDDMQVHLLVALSVVYLVWNHLSRKAFQLVVFYCVCMAFVFFMPNALALGTMKLIVYTMVRMMPVIMIGTVLIYTPPGSIMSAFEKMYVPKPILVMICILIRFFPVVILEMKAIRDGIRARGIFPHWYSVYKHPAMAYECFFMPLVVRCLKLSSELASSAELRGIECTNARTSIYPVGFKTMDGIVVGVYALIGSAIYWTGGMIS
- a CDS encoding helix-turn-helix domain-containing protein; translation: MKDILTELHTPCLMQCGFYPDDDHGPYNREGLCFSVLPEKGQGSYWTYTRDNLFSISIHDFVFYEDLFLEFQQPKYLSFNYYDSVSGEEFNPYKRLSSGCIRVHIGYNNMYRASYRKNIPIRSTAIEIMPEYYEDYLKSKYPVEYKDLRSSFIAVDGMTNFAELVFLLRQIRNFRGTGIAAKLYYEGKVAEAVSLIVEKAKAHKKTHPTKSISRQDLDGLTAVTAYIDDHFASEIHLEHLARIACMGLTKLKYTFKQVNQCTITEYIQNKRMNHAEQLLTNTDLHINQIAYIVGYHNSSRFSQLFRKSTGLLPNEYRRFTVTTK
- a CDS encoding uridine kinase family protein, yielding MFGQLLDAIAQRSKKSTTLLIGIDGGGGAGKSTLAEKIKVACDDVTIVHMDDFYLPSSQRIDTKPANKPIGADFDWERLASQVLEPLLQEKTGRYQRYDWETDTLAEWHAVPVGGIVIVEGVYAIRRELATHYDLTIWIETPRSTRLLRGLERDGEAARDLWENQWMVAEDLYREQHEPHKRADFIIDGTP
- a CDS encoding DoxX family protein, coding for MRSQISKTRLWIARIMSGLVILFMLFDGVFKLIQPAPVVEGTLVLGYAEHHIGVIGILALVSTVLYAIPRTAVLGALLLTGFFGGVIATQIRVDAPLFSHTLFAVYLAILMWGGLWLRDEQVRKLLFVAKGEK
- a CDS encoding tellurite resistance TerB family protein — translated: MGLFDMFKTDKGEEMTPHFGFACSLLYMMKSDGEMDHEEIGQLLAVLGGEESNGVIGVGANNRQLLDNAMKYTRNNSIEKFLSEVTPLLTDAQKMCILVNLIDSSLADGQPEREEQELFGKFLTAFGISEDRFRPFFEVIVLKNDRGVFVNQNHPKNQPGYRVTLPV
- a CDS encoding TraB/GumN family protein, giving the protein MKLNKRWSKLTRWAGTGALSLALLLGYVFPVHGQTPVAPAISPWSVTTLNEGEKYGIFPLAWYEEGSFQQSIPADKFITLMEGTAKKLDLLGLKKKNASLSFPTDKVITREAVITSLYKLLANYELPAAFEMTGDNPIDYMKKKGLVKGTSAGLELNQPSTVEQATVLASRLVEFAFDTVGGGAEGLMWKVTNGKNTMYLLGSIHMGIADMYPMQKDIREAYEESDELWVEADIINGDSDYLTQKMVYTDGTTLKDHVSAETYQKVQKLLAKLQLPANSFDAYKPFAVSLSVPTLGYVDSDTDVQFAMLSGIDRYFLTKAMLDEKPINELEGIKLQADLLSGVPAEQQEKELNIILDSAMAEKGLEESTKLLKDMQTEWVEGDLNGFTQIMTTHGDFGEGEVNQRLLGERDKNMAIKLAEVLEKEGETTSFVVVGAAHFSMKGMVIDHLKAKGYNVQQLQ